The genome window TGATGCTAACCAGTTTTTTAAACCACAACACGATGAAAACGATAAAAAACCAAGCTAAAAAGCGCAATATCCCGATCGTTTGCGCCAAAAGAAGCGTCAGCTGCGTGTTTAGCGAGTATTGCAAAGTCTTTGGGCTAGATAAGGAATTTGGATGCTGCAAGGTAAAAGACTAATAGATGAAATTCGGCTTTTTATCAGGTATTGGAGAAATAACTCCAAGTATTTTTTCAGGGCTTGATGCGGTAAATAAAGCCCGAATTTTTATAAATTTATACAACTGTTGCGCAGGTCGCGAGCTAAAAATTCCTCTTATTTATGCGTATTCGGGCTTAAATTTGGAGGAAATTTTTTTAAAGCGCATAGAGGATCTATGCGAGTTTAAAAATCCTAGCCGAAGTAAAATTTCAAGCTTTTGTATCGCCTCAAACGCCGTCATCTGCGCCTATAAAACGGGCAAATTCGACGCCGTTCCGCCGCTAGCCGTCTCCCCCAAACACCCGGCCGCCAAGCTAATCCTCATGCTAAAATCCCAAAACGGAATATGTTTTGACGCGGACATAATGTTTTCTCAGTTTGTTTATGATAAAATACGCGCCAAACATTTTGATAAAAACGTTTATTTTCAAGACGGGATTATCTTTGCCGAGCAGGGCGGGCGCAAGCTTTTTGGCGTTATGCCGTGCTTTAAAGAGATAACCAAAGAGCGGTTTCATCTGGCTAACTGCGAGATCGCTAGAGGCTTTGAGGCGCTTAGCGGCGGAGAGTTTGACAGGATGTTTATCGTAGCTCCGAGAAATGCGAATTTCTCGCGCTACATCGAGGTCAGACGGGAGTGCGGACGCGGCGGATCGCTGCGACTGGTGCCCTACACGATAAGTCATCATATTTTTTAAAGGAAATTTAAATGATAGGTATCATTTTTGGAAGCAGTATGGGAAATACTGAGGAGGCGGCGAGCTTTTTAGCCGAGAATTTGGGGCTAGAAAACGAGCTTTTAAACGTAGCAAACTGCGACGCGGCTAAGCTAAACGGCTTTGACAAGCTGATTTTGGGCGTTTCGACCTGGGGTACGGGCGACCTTCAAGACGACTGGGACGCGTTTGATTTCGGCGGATTAAAGCTTAGCGGCAAGACGGTTGCGATATTTGGCACGGGCGATGCGGAGAGCTACGCGGATAGCTTTTGCGGCGCGATGGGCAAGCTTTACGATGAGGTCGTAAAAGCCGGCGCAAACGTCGTGGGTGCAGTGTCCGTGGACGGATATAAATTTGACGAATCAGAAGCCGTAAGAGACGGTAAATTCGTCGGTCTGCCGCTTGATGCCGATAACGAAAGCGAAAAAACCGAGCCTAGAATCAGCGCTTGGATAGAGCAGATTAAACCTCATTTTGCTTAAAATTTAATACTTCTAGTCGGGCTTTTTGCCCGATTTTTCTTTCAAATTTAACTCTTTTTTATATCAAATTTGACTTTGCCGCGCTACGGTATTAAGGCGATTTTGGCGCACGGTAGTTACGCAAATTTTATCAAGACCGCTTCATGGCTAGCCGAGCAAATGCGGGCTTTTAATCAACTCAAATTTGAGCTAAAATTTAGTAAATTTAGCTAAAATCACGCCGAATTTATGTTAAAAATAAGGAGAAAATATGCCTCTACTAGATAGTTTTTGCGTCGATCACGTGAGGATGAACGCGCCGGGCGTGCGTCTGGCAAAGACGATGAAAACGCCAAAAGGCGACGATATAAGCGTGTTTGATTTGCGTTTTTGCAAACCGAACGAAGAAATCTTGCCCGAAAAAGGCATCCACACGCTAGAGCATCTGTTTGCGGGCTTTATGCGAGATCACCTAAATGGCAAGGGCGCCGAAATCATCGACATCTCGCCGATGGGCTGCAGAACGGGCTTTTATATGAGCGTGATCGGCGTGCCGAGCGAGGAGGCGGTCAAGGCCGCATGGACGGCGTCGATGAAGGATATCCTGGGCGTCAAAAATCAAGAAGACATCCCCGAGCTTAACAAATATCAGTGCGGCACGTACAAGATGCATTCGCTTGACGAGGCGCACTCGATCGCAAGCAAAATTTTAGAGCGCGGACTAATCACGATAGATAACGAAGAGATCGCGCTAGACGTCGCTGCGATGGGGCTTAAAAAGCACTAATCGCTCGTTAAATTTAGCCGCCGTTTGCGCGGCTTTTACTCTTGCGGCAAATTTGAGCAAAGCTCAAATTCGGCCCGGTTTGCCGCGCTATTACTTCAAATTTTACTCTTTTAATATACAAAACCCGCTTCGTAATAAAATATAGCGATATAATTTTAAGCCGTAAATTTATAAAATTACATTAATAATTTTTCTTAAGGAAGTGCGATGAAAAATTTTAAATTCGTTTTGATCGCTGCCTGTGCGGCTGCGATAAGCTTAAATGCCGAGGTTTTAACAAAGACGACCGACATATCGCTAGACGGTAAAAAGGTCGGCAAGATCGAGGTTTTAACACCGGTCGAGGTCGTCTCCAAAGACGGCGCAAAGGCTAAAATCAAGGTAAATGGCGCCGTTTCGGCAAACTACCTGGCTCAGATACAGCGAAGCGTCAAAAATGCCGAGATTTTCACGGTTTTTGATGCCGAAAGCGAGGCGAATTTTAAGAAAATAAAAGAGGTCGAGGACGACTACGGCGAGCTTTGGTATGAGGTCGAGGGCACGTACGAAGTCGCCGCAGACGCGCTAGGTAGCGACGCAAACGCGCTATACAAACAGGCTCAGCAAAAATACGAAGAGACCTGCTCGGCATGCCACCGCTTGCACGAGCCAAACAGCTTTACGGCGGCTCAGTGGCCGGCAAATTTGCAGTCGATGATCGATACGAACTACGTCTCACTAGAGGAGACGGAGCTAAATTTGATCGTTAAATACCTACAGCATAACGCAAAAACCGTAGAATAGGGATTTAGTCCGACTAGCGCCTAGCTAAATTTGCTCGTCGCTTGAAGCGTAAAATTTAGCGACGTTTGTTCTTTAAATTTGGATTTTATGTTTTACGGCGGCAAATTTAACGCTACCGGCTTAAATTTGCTGCGTCTTGCTCGCTAAACAACCACATTGCAAAAACAAGCGAGCGCCGCTAATAAAATATGGGTTTTAAAAGTAAATAACGGAAAACGAGTTGCCAAATCGCCGATCGCAAGTATCGGCGATTTGGCTTTGCTTGGGTCTGCGACTTCGCGACTGCAAGCGCAAGGTGCGGGGGCTTGCTCCTGCGAGAATTAAATAAGGGAGAAACCGATGAAAAGACGAGATTTCATCAAATTTTCGGCCTTGGCGGCTACGGCTGCGCAGGCTAGTAGGATAGAGGGCGTCAAACAGACGATTTTTGATAACAAAAAAGTGTTCGGCGCAAACAGATTCGGTCCGTTTTGGGCAAATTTGAACTCATCGCAGATCGTTTCTGTTAGCGATTTTGAGGGCGATAAATTTCCAAATACGATGAACTATAGTTTGCCTGATTCCGTGCAGAACGAAAACCGCGTGCTCTATCCGATGGTGCGCAAAAGCTACCTAAAAGCAAAAGGCGCGGCAAAGAGCGAACTGCGCGGTAAAGACGAGTTCGTGCGCGTTAGCTGGGACGTCGCGCTTGATCTAGCTGCAAAGGCTCTAAAAGAAAACTTCGACAAATACGGTGCCGAGGCGATCTACGGCGAGTGCTACTGGTGGGGCGGCAGCGGTAAGGTCAGCTGGGGTCGTACGGTCGCGCACAGGATGCTAAAAGTGCTTGGCGGCTACGTGGAAGAAAGCGGCGACTACTCGACCGGAGCGGGTCTAGTCATCATGCCTCACGTGCTAGGCGGTAGCGCGGTTTACGACGCGCCGACGAAGTGGAAAGCTATCGTCAAAAACGCTAAAAACGTGGTATTTTGGGGCACGGATCCTATCGTAACCAACCAAATCTCATCAGTC of Campylobacter showae contains these proteins:
- the fldA gene encoding flavodoxin FldA, with protein sequence MIGIIFGSSMGNTEEAASFLAENLGLENELLNVANCDAAKLNGFDKLILGVSTWGTGDLQDDWDAFDFGGLKLSGKTVAIFGTGDAESYADSFCGAMGKLYDEVVKAGANVVGAVSVDGYKFDESEAVRDGKFVGLPLDADNESEKTEPRISAWIEQIKPHFA
- the luxS gene encoding S-ribosylhomocysteine lyase → MPLLDSFCVDHVRMNAPGVRLAKTMKTPKGDDISVFDLRFCKPNEEILPEKGIHTLEHLFAGFMRDHLNGKGAEIIDISPMGCRTGFYMSVIGVPSEEAVKAAWTASMKDILGVKNQEDIPELNKYQCGTYKMHSLDEAHSIASKILERGLITIDNEEIALDVAAMGLKKH
- a CDS encoding UDP-N-acetylmuramate--alanine ligase, with product MKFGFLSGIGEITPSIFSGLDAVNKARIFINLYNCCAGRELKIPLIYAYSGLNLEEIFLKRIEDLCEFKNPSRSKISSFCIASNAVICAYKTGKFDAVPPLAVSPKHPAAKLILMLKSQNGICFDADIMFSQFVYDKIRAKHFDKNVYFQDGIIFAEQGGRKLFGVMPCFKEITKERFHLANCEIARGFEALSGGEFDRMFIVAPRNANFSRYIEVRRECGRGGSLRLVPYTISHHIF
- a CDS encoding DUF2325 domain-containing protein — its product is MSVLVIGADEITPIKAVLKDLGAEAIEHWDARNENRVNRKPIPQDTECVVMLTSFLNHNTMKTIKNQAKKRNIPIVCAKRSVSCVFSEYCKVFGLDKEFGCCKVKD